In a single window of the Caldicoprobacter guelmensis genome:
- the yidD gene encoding membrane protein insertion efficiency factor YidD, giving the protein MMRSLLVGIIRCYQRSISPLLPNSCRFYPTCSEYVVQAVEKYGVLKGLFMGIKRVLKCHPFHPGGYDPLE; this is encoded by the coding sequence TTGATGAGAAGCCTTTTGGTAGGTATTATACGGTGTTACCAAAGATCGATTTCGCCTTTGCTCCCAAACAGTTGTCGTTTTTATCCTACATGCTCTGAATATGTTGTACAAGCAGTTGAAAAATATGGAGTTTTAAAAGGTCTGTTTATGGGAATAAAAAGAGTATTAAAATGTCATCCGTTTCATCCGGGAGGATATGATCCGTTAGAGTAG
- the rnpA gene encoding ribonuclease P protein component, with protein sequence MKKIYRLRKRRDFNYTYQKGKSLANQYLVLVYRRTGLPVTRAGFSVSKKFGKSVRRNRIRRQLREIYRRRIPSIKEGFDLIFVIRKDAGEVEFSKLEEAVDNLLKRAGLFKEMD encoded by the coding sequence GTGAAAAAGATTTACAGGTTGAGAAAACGAAGGGACTTCAACTATACCTATCAAAAAGGTAAGTCGCTTGCTAATCAGTACTTGGTATTGGTGTATCGTCGGACGGGCCTTCCTGTTACTCGTGCGGGTTTTTCGGTAAGCAAGAAGTTTGGTAAATCTGTCAGGCGAAACAGAATAAGACGTCAATTGAGAGAGATATATCGTAGGAGAATTCCGAGTATAAAAGAAGGTTTTGATTTAATTTTCGTAATACGAAAGGATGCTGGTGAGGTGGAGTTTTCTAAGCTAGAAGAGGCAGTAGACAATCTTTTAAAAAGGGCTGGGCTTTTCAAGGAGATGGATTAA
- the rpmH gene encoding 50S ribosomal protein L34, with the protein MLRTYQPNNRKRKKVHGFRKRMSTKSGRMVIKRRRKKGRKVLTA; encoded by the coding sequence ATGCTGAGGACGTACCAGCCTAATAATCGAAAACGTAAGAAAGTGCATGGTTTTAGAAAGAGAATGAGCACGAAGAGTGGTCGTATGGTGATTAAGAGGAGGAGGAAGAAGGGCAGGAAGGTTTTGACAGCATAA
- the dnaA gene encoding chromosomal replication initiator protein DnaA: MSKNIADLWAKALQYMKAQLSDVSFNTWIRAIQPLILKDNEIVLSVPNEFTKNILQSRYIETIAGSLKEVAGIPIYVKFILENEIEAYIESANNKDIDNSQTHSILNPKYTFDTFVVGNSNRFAHAACLAVAEAPAKAYNPLFIYGGVGLGKTHLMHAIGHYILAHNPKAKVLYVTSEKFTNELINSIRDDKNVEFRNRYRNIDVLLIDDIQFIAGKERTQEEFFHTFNALHEANKQIIISSDRPPKEIPTLEDRLRSRFEWGLIADIQPPDLETRVAILKKKAELENIEIDDEILLFIAKRIESNIRELEGALIRIMAYASLTNNKLNISIAEEALKDILSTAQPKEITIPLIQQVVADYFHLKVDDFKSKKRSRPIAYPRQIAMYLCRELTDQSLPKIGEEFGGRDHTTVIHACEKIQEDIQKDNQLKRTIDELKKKIREG; the protein is encoded by the coding sequence ATGAGCAAAAATATTGCAGACCTGTGGGCCAAAGCTCTCCAATACATGAAAGCTCAATTATCCGATGTCAGTTTTAATACCTGGATCAGGGCTATACAGCCGCTTATTTTGAAAGACAACGAGATTGTTCTGAGCGTACCCAATGAATTTACTAAGAATATCCTCCAATCCAGATATATAGAGACCATAGCCGGTTCCTTAAAGGAAGTGGCAGGGATACCTATTTATGTTAAATTCATTCTTGAAAACGAAATAGAAGCTTATATTGAGAGCGCAAACAATAAAGATATAGACAACTCCCAGACGCACAGTATATTAAATCCAAAATACACCTTCGATACCTTTGTAGTAGGCAACAGCAATAGATTTGCCCATGCCGCATGCCTTGCAGTAGCCGAAGCGCCAGCAAAGGCATACAATCCTCTTTTCATATACGGTGGTGTAGGGCTGGGAAAGACTCACTTAATGCATGCCATAGGACATTACATCTTAGCACATAATCCTAAAGCTAAAGTACTTTACGTTACATCGGAAAAATTTACAAATGAGTTAATAAATTCCATACGTGATGACAAAAACGTGGAATTTCGTAACCGCTATCGCAATATAGACGTTTTATTGATAGACGACATCCAATTTATTGCTGGTAAGGAAAGAACCCAGGAAGAGTTTTTCCATACTTTCAATGCCCTGCACGAAGCAAACAAGCAGATAATAATATCCAGCGACCGGCCACCAAAAGAAATTCCCACACTTGAGGACAGGTTACGCTCCAGGTTTGAATGGGGCTTAATCGCCGATATACAGCCACCTGACCTTGAAACTCGAGTGGCAATCTTAAAGAAAAAGGCTGAGCTGGAAAACATAGAAATCGACGATGAGATACTGCTATTTATCGCCAAGCGCATTGAATCTAATATAAGAGAACTAGAAGGAGCATTGATCAGAATTATGGCCTACGCTTCTCTTACAAATAATAAGCTAAATATATCCATAGCTGAAGAAGCGCTAAAGGACATATTGTCCACCGCCCAGCCCAAAGAGATAACCATACCACTAATACAGCAGGTAGTGGCTGACTACTTCCACCTGAAGGTAGACGACTTTAAATCCAAAAAGAGGAGTCGACCAATAGCATACCCCAGACAGATAGCCATGTACCTGTGCAGAGAACTTACTGATCAGTCTCTGCCAAAAATTGGAGAAGAGTTTGGAGGGCGCGACCATACAACAGTTATACACGCATGCGAAAAAATTCAAGAAGACATACAAAAAGATAACCAACTTAAAAGAACCATCGACGAACTCAAAAAAAAGATCAGGGAGGGCTAA
- the dnaN gene encoding DNA polymerase III subunit beta has product MRFKCFQKDLSNAIAVVQRAIPTKSTMPVLQGILVEAKDNFVRLTGTDLDITIETRINAEVIEEGSVVMPSHIFGDVIKKFPEADITLQLNERFQMDIICEDSIFTTLQGLEPYEYPEIPQIEKRKQIKLTQDTFKKMIQQTVFAVATDETRPILTGALIEVENGRITIVCLDGYRLALRREFISEDTENASIIVPGKSLNEISKVLEDEELDLYINVGEKHVHFDLGNTQVISRLLEGEFVNYKQIIPFEYKTRVKIDRLLFQQSLERASLMARELENNLVKLTVQDDKLIITSNSDIGKIYEQIPIIVEGRNIEIAFNVRYLLDVTRVIKDNEICLDFTTNVSPCIVRPLEGEAYCYLVLPVRLHS; this is encoded by the coding sequence ATGAGGTTCAAGTGTTTTCAAAAAGACCTTTCCAATGCCATAGCAGTAGTACAAAGGGCAATTCCAACCAAGAGCACCATGCCTGTATTACAAGGCATACTAGTAGAAGCTAAAGATAATTTTGTCAGGTTAACGGGCACAGACCTTGATATTACGATTGAGACGCGCATAAACGCGGAAGTTATAGAAGAGGGTTCCGTCGTCATGCCTTCGCATATATTTGGAGATGTCATAAAAAAATTCCCTGAAGCTGACATAACGTTGCAGTTAAATGAGAGATTCCAAATGGATATAATATGCGAAGATAGTATATTTACTACCCTCCAAGGGCTAGAGCCCTACGAATACCCTGAAATTCCGCAGATTGAGAAAAGAAAACAGATAAAATTGACACAGGATACTTTCAAGAAAATGATCCAACAAACCGTCTTTGCCGTAGCCACTGATGAAACCAGGCCCATCTTGACTGGTGCTCTAATTGAGGTGGAGAATGGTCGTATTACAATAGTTTGCCTTGATGGGTACAGGCTGGCACTAAGGAGGGAGTTTATTTCTGAAGATACAGAAAATGCCAGTATAATTGTACCGGGTAAATCTCTCAATGAAATTAGCAAAGTCTTAGAAGATGAAGAACTTGATTTGTATATAAACGTAGGAGAGAAGCATGTGCACTTTGATTTGGGGAATACGCAGGTCATCTCCCGGTTACTAGAAGGTGAATTTGTAAACTACAAACAGATAATACCCTTTGAGTATAAAACCAGGGTTAAAATTGACAGGCTTCTTTTCCAGCAGAGCCTCGAGAGAGCGTCATTGATGGCGCGAGAGCTTGAAAACAACCTGGTAAAGCTAACCGTACAAGATGACAAGTTGATAATTACTTCCAATTCGGATATAGGCAAGATATATGAGCAAATTCCAATAATTGTGGAAGGTAGGAATATAGAGATTGCTTTTAACGTACGGTACCTGCTAGATGTGACGCGCGTTATAAAGGACAACGAGATCTGCTTGGATTTTACTACAAATGTCAGCCCATGCATTGTTCGTCCTTTAGAAGGAGAAGCCTATTGTTATCTTGTGCTTCCTGTTAGACTACACAGTTAG